CTCATACCAAAGCTCTTGTCCTCAGAATCGTTCCTTAGTCAAGTACCCCTTCCATTCCATGTCCGATTCTCCTTTTTTTCGTCGGCTTCTGTTGAGTAGGATCTTGCAAGCTACTAGGTCAGTTGACAAATCAGCTGTTATGCACAGAGTTGTTATCAAATCAGATCTTGCCTCTTTCCTGGTAGATGCAGGGGTTCTTTCATTCGACAGTTGGGATTGGTTAGAGTCAAGGAAGTAAGGCTAACTAAAAGAATAGTGGCTTGGGGGCATTCCCCCAGCATACAAAAGTCCTGAACCCGGAAAGATCCGCTCTACGAATTCACATGTTAATGTGCTAATGGCAGCGATATGCCTAACCCCTCCTACTAAGATTATGGGCATACTACTATTATATTAGTATTCTATTTAATCCTCAGGGCTTCTATCATATAGAATATCATATAGAAGTTGTTGATGGTGAATAAGCGCTGTTGGCAATAACCGCTCTTTATTTTAAATAAATAAGTTTCCATTTGAAAAGTCTCAGTCCAACGCTACTAGCCACACTCGGCTCAAGCCAAAGGCAATAAGACCAGGCGCAAGGGTGTTAAGCGTGCCAGCGAGTTAGCTGCTGTCGGAAAAAGCGCAATAGCCATCGAGTCAATCCCGAGGCGGCTCCAACCCAAAGTATGAAACTGAGCGAAGTAAAGCGAAAGAAGGAACTGGTGCCATCAGGTAGCATTCCCCTGTTCATTTGTCCAACTAACTATGTGATTGAATTAATGTGGTACGTAGGAACATTCATTGTTGTTTCCCACCGGTTTCAGAGCGCTGTTTTCAACCCCATGAGGAGTCAGTCAATGCACGATGAGGAACTACCAACCGGTAACCAATTGACGTCGGATTCCGGTGAAGCGAAAAGCGCCTTTACCTTTAGTTGGAAATAAATATAGGTCGGATTTCCACTTCTATAAGCGAACTCAAACCACAAACGTTATCTGTCCTACCGGTGAGTTACAGTTAAACGCCCTATTCGCTATACCGTTAGTGACGCTTATCACGCTTTCAATCGGTTAAACGCATTCTCTTACCCGTTGAACTTATTACTTTCCGCTTTTCAGTCAGAAATTCAGATTGTGACCTACCGGTTACCGGCTCGGAGCAATCAAGCTCAGAGAGCACTACTGGGCGGTGGCTTATCGTCGTCCATTATCTAACCGAAAAGACGTGAAGTAAAGACGTGTTCTTCTTATATGTAATTGTTAGTCGCTTTTAACAGTATAAGGTACGGAACCCCATGCCGATTTTCTTAATACCCTGTTACCTTGAACGATAGATTGGTTCGACTCCCTTCAACCCGGGCAAGCGATTAGTCCCTCTACGGTACCGCCTCTTTCAACGCGGAATAGCTGAACAATCGGAATAGAAGTCCTATTTTCACCTTTCTCGAATTCGCTTTCCGTGGTGACTCATCAGATTATAGAGTGAAACCTTTAGTGAAGGGATTTAAATAGGCTTTTTAGAACTGTACCCCTAAAGCAGCGAATATAGGTCAGTGCTTTCCTTTCTTTTCCCTTCCCCGTTGTCCTTATTGTATTGTCATATTTCTAGTGGGATGAAAACAGCGCTTTCGTAATTCGTACATCACTAGTCCCGATACCGCGTCTTATCCGCTTTTCCCTGGAACTATCAATATACCGAATAGCCGATTGGGAACTATACTTTTCGTAACTATACTAATAAGGGGTGGGGAACGGAAGCGCAGAAGTGAAGTAACGAAAGCGGTTTCCTAGGCTTTCGAAATGTGTTTTTAATTCCAACCTTTTTAGAACGGATAGGCGCTTGGTACCTGTAAATACACTTTTGAGAATGATTTCGTGCCGGGACTTCTTTTTCATTTCGATAGGTAGGGTAGGAATATACCTAGGAAGGAAGCTTAATCGGAATGAATAAGAATTTTTCTTCTATGATCGATCGATATAAACATCAACAGCTCCGAATTGGATCAGTTTCTCCTCAACAAATAAGTGCTTGGGCCACAAAAATCCTGCCTAATGGAGAGATAGTTGGAGAGGTAACAAAACCCTATACTTTTCATTACAAAACTAATAAACCGGAAAAAGATGGATTATTTTGTGAAAGAATTTTTGGTCCTATAAAAAGCGGAATTTGTGCTTGTGGAAATTATCGAGTAATCGGAGATGAAAAAGAAGACCCGAAATTTTGTGAACAATGTGGAGTCGAATTTGTTGATTCTCGGATACGAAGGTATCAAATGGGCTATATCAAACTCGCATGCCCAGTAACCCATGTGTGGTATTTAAAACGTCTTCCTAGTTATATTGCGAATCTTTTAGATAAACCTCTTAAAGAATTAGAAGGCCTAGTATACTGCGATGTGTGATTTGATCGAAATTCTGATTTTACAGACTCGGAAGGAAAAACTGTCATCCCAGTCAATCCAATTGGGATGCCCTGGACCTGACATGTCACTTGGAAAGAGTAACATGAAGCTCAGAATTGGGGTGTAGTCAATACCCCCAAATAAAAGGGGAATTGATCTATGGTCGATTTCGTAACAAATCAAATAAAGAGGAATTTCTATTTGTACCTCGTAAAAAAAGCTTTTTATTTTGTGGAATGAACCATTTCCTTTCTTTTCGTGGAAAGAAATTATGTTCAAGTAAGCAAATATGTCATGGTTCCAGGAGTCTATCTATCGCGTATAGACTTTAAGGGCGTGGTGGCCTAACCATCGAGGTGAAGTCGGGACCTAAAAGATCGAATAGAACAATATATAGACAAGTAAATCCCTTATGGGTTCCAAGGTATTCCTTTAATTTAATTATTAAGAGTTAAGGGATTTATCATTCAAAGGGAAGTAGACTACTCAAGAATTTTCTATTTTATTTGTTGGAATTGAATTTGAATAAAGAATTAATAGAAGACGGAATCACTGAAATCTTGTTTCGTCTTCACTAGGAACTTGAGTAAGGAGTAGACCCTTTTATTTTGGGATTTTCTAGAGTTTTAAAACGAGAACTCATTTCCTTATTTGGTGGACCTACTTGAGCCGGATGAAAGGAAACTTTCACGTCCGATTTTGAAGGGGGGGAGATCCTATAGAATCCTATCCCAATTTTGCTTTTGCTAGGCCCATAACTAAAAAGCCCACTTTCTTACGATTACGAGGTTTATTCGAATATGAAATCCAATCTTGGAAATACAGCATCCCACTTTTTTTTACTACCCAGGGTTTCGATACATTTCGCAATCGAGAAATCTCTACTGGTGCAGGTGCTATCCGAGAACAATTAGCCGATCTAGATTTACGAATTATTATAGAGAATTCGTTGGTGGAATGGGAAGAATTGGGGGAAGAAGGGCACACAGGGAATGAATGGGAAGATCGAAAGGTTGGAAGAAGAAAGGACTTTTTGGTTAGACGCGTGGAATTGGCTAAGCATTTTATTCGAACAAATATAGAGCCAGAATGGATGGTTTTGTGTCTATTACCAGTTCTTCCTCCTGAGTTGAGACCGATCATTCAGATAGATGGGGGT
This DNA window, taken from Capsicum annuum cultivar Jeju mitochondrion, complete genome, encodes the following:
- the orf152b gene encoding hypothetical protein → MNKNFSSMIDRYKHQQLRIGSVSPQQISAWATKILPNGEIVGEVTKPYTFHYKTNKPEKDGLFCERIFGPIKSGICACGNYRVIGDEKEDPKFCEQCGVEFVDSRIRRYQMGYIKLACPVTHVWYLKRLPSYIANLLDKPLKELEGLVYCDV
- the orf138b gene encoding hypothetical protein; translated protein: MIGLNSGGRTGNRHKTIHSGSIFVRIKCLANSTRLTKKSFLLPTFRSSHSFPVCPSSPNSSHSTNEFSIIIRKSRSANCSRIAPAPVEISRLRNVSKPWVVKKSGMLYFQDWISYSNKPRNRKKVGFLVMGLAKAKLG